AGGTGAACTCCGAGGAGGACGTGGCCTTTCTCAAGGTGGTGGCCACGCTGATCGCCCAATTTTTGAGCATCAACCAGCAGGTGGCGGCCCGGGTCGAGAATCTGCGCCGGGAAAACGTCTCGCTCAAGTACCAGTTGTCCCAGGAATCGCGCGGGCTGTATATTGTCGGCAAGAGCCTGTCCATGCAGGAGGTGCAGCGCCAGATCCAGAAGGTGGCCCCGACGCGGGCCACGGTCCTGCTTCTGGGCGAATCCGGCACGGGCAAGACGCTTATCGGCCGCATCATCCACGACCTTTCCGACCGCAAGGGGTTTCCCTTCATCAAGGTCAACTGTGCCTCCATTCCGGAAAACCTCCTGGAGTCGGAACTTTTCGGGTATGAGAAGGGGGCGTTCACCGGGGCGGATTCCGTCAAGCCCGGGCGTTTCGAGGATGCCCACAAGGGCACCATCTTTCTCGATGAGATCGGGGAGCTGCCGCTGGGGCTTCAGGCCAAGCTTTTGCGGGTGCTCCAGGACCGGGAGTTCGAACGCCTGGGCAGCAACAAGACAAGGCGCGTGGACGTGCGCATCCTGGCCGCCACCAACAAGGATCTGGGATTTTTGGCCGAGTCCGGGGCCTTCCGGCCGGACCTGTATTACCGCCTAAACGTCTTTCCCCTGCGCGTGCCGCCGCTTCGCGACCGCAAGGAGGACATCCAGAGCCTTCTGATCCATTTTCTGACCAAGGTGTCCAAGGAGTATTCCCGCACCCTGTCCTTTTCCACCCAGGCCCTGGCCATGCTCACCCGCTACGACTGGCCGGGCAACGTGCGCGAGATGGAGAACCTTGTGGAGCGGCTGGTGATCCTGGCCGAGGACGAGCATATCGGCACGGACCTGATCCTGCCGTTTCTGTCCGGTTCCCTGCGCGAGGAGGGGCCGGAGCTGACGGCGGAGCTTGAGACCGGGCCGTCGCTTGAGAACATGGAAAAGACCGTGGTCATCGAGGCCCTGCGCCGGGCCGGGGGCATCCAGCACCGGGCGGCCAGCGATCTGGGCATCACGCCCCGCCAGATGGGCTACCGGGTCAAGAAGTTTTCCCTGGAGGCCATGGTGGCCGTGCAGCGGGCCAAAGGGCGGGGATAGTCCCGGCGGCACGCCGCCGCGCGGCATCCCTCGACGCCTCCGCCCCGCCCGGGCGGCGTTATTCCATCAAAAGCAGCAACGCCCCGGTCGGCACGGATGCCGGGTCCGCCGGTTTGACGTTGCGAAAGACCGTGGCGCTGCCGGTTCCGGCGTAGATGACGTTCGGGTCGGCCGGGGACACGGCCAGGGCCGTGATCACCCGGTTGCCCTGGCCCGTGGCCAGGGGCCCCGTGCCCTCCCACTCGCCGTAGGCGGCGTGCAGGACGCCGACCGCGCTTAAGAGCGCCGCCACGGCGGCGCAGACCAGCCAGAAAAGAACCACGCCGCGCGAGCGCAGGCCTTGGCGTCCCGGCCACAGGCCTTCGGGCGCGCATATCATGCCGGGGTGTGACATCGTTTTCTCCTTCATTTCCAGAATCTTATTCTGGCAGGCCGGTGTTTTGCTCCGTCCACGAGGAGCAGTCGTTGCTGCTGGCGAAGACCCCGGCCCCGGTCCCGGCGAAAAGCTGTCCGGCCCCGGTGACGATGAGCGAGAGGACGTTCGGGGAATCAAGGCCCGTATCGGCGCAGGCATTCCAGGTCAGGCCGCTGTCCCGGCTGATGAACACCCCGCCGCCGTCGGTGGCGGCGAAAAGCGTCGCGGTGTCGCCCGGCTTGATGGCCAGGGCCGTCAACCGGGTGTCGGAGGGCTGCACGGTGGCCGCCGTCCACGTCGCGCCGCCGTCGGCGCTGGCATAGACCCCCGAACCGGCGATGGCGGCATACAGCGTGGAGGCCGCGACCGGATCGGCGGCGATGGCCCGGACCGTAGCGCTTCCCGTGCCGCTCAGGCTCACAGGCAACGACGTGACGGCCAGGGTCAGTGTGGCGGGACGGCTGCCGACGGCGGTGGGCGAGAAACCGATGATAAGGGCGCATGACGTCGCCTGTGTGAACGTGGCGGGGCATGCGGAGGTGACGGTATAGTCGCCGCTGCCCTCGCCGGAAAGCGTGGCGGAAAGCCCGCCCGTGCCGGCCAGGACGGACAAGAGCAGGGATTGGCTCGTGGTGCTGCCCACGGCCACAGCGCCGAAATCGATGGCGGTCTTGTCCGGTTCCACGGGTTTGGACTCGCATTCCTTCCCGACGTATCCGGGGTCGCACACGCAGGTGTTGAACGCCGTGCATGTCCCATGCCCGGAGCAGCAGTCAGCGCCAGGGCAAACCTTGCCCCAGCAGACTACGGCCTCGGCCCGGCCGGTCCACAGACAGGCGAGGGCGAGCAGCACGGCCGCCAGGGCGGCCGGGCGCCGGGGGGCGATCCGCGCGTGGGACGCGGAAAGGGGGATGGCATGATGTTCACGACGCATGTTCAGGCTCCTTGTGTGCCGTTGCCGGTCCATTCTAAAGTCTATGCCCGGCGGACGCCGAAAAGAACAAGATGGTTTCCCTGGTTTTTTCGCCCCAGAAAAACCACAAATAACCCAGATAAATTCCGCCCGGCCCGCAAACCGCCCGGGCGCGCCCTGGACATGACCGGAAAAACCTGTCAGGCATGGCGGATACCGTCACCACGACTCACGGCAGCGCCTCATGGACATTCCCTCCCGTTCCGGCAGACCCGCCAAGCCGCGCCACCCCGTGGCCGGGGGGCATCTGCGCCGCGCCTTGAAGATTCTCGGCAAGAACTGGCGCAAGAACACCGAAGACCCGGAGCACGTCCTCAACTGGGAGGCCTGGACCGCCCAGGGACTGCCCCGGAGCACCACCACCATCGACGCGGACATCCGCCAGGGCGTCCCCGAGGAGCGCCTCGCCGCCTACGCCCGCTGCCTGGGGCTGTCGCCGGACGCGCTCCTGTCGCCGGACACGGATATGGCCGCCCTCCTGGGGGCCGCCCGCCGGGACCGGAAACCGGCCGCGCCCGTGGCGCCCCCAGGCCTCGGCCCCGCCTTCCGCGACGAATATCCGGCCTTCAATTCCCCGCGCTACCTGGAGCGGCTCTTTGCGCTGCTCGGCGGCGTGTACCGGGCCCACTACACGTTGCCCATCGCCGACTTCGTG
Above is a genomic segment from Desulfolutivibrio sulfodismutans DSM 3696 containing:
- a CDS encoding sigma 54-interacting transcriptional regulator, whose amino-acid sequence is MAHATVNLQLSVLSAISGIIDKALDLEGALHDVMRILSDTLSMKRATITLRDQTSDMLVISVSHGLSPEEKARGVYALDEGVTGKIFQTGKPYVVPDIRNEPLFLDKTGARKIEKGRVTFIGVPISLHGKVMGVLNVDRLFGDEVNSEEDVAFLKVVATLIAQFLSINQQVAARVENLRRENVSLKYQLSQESRGLYIVGKSLSMQEVQRQIQKVAPTRATVLLLGESGTGKTLIGRIIHDLSDRKGFPFIKVNCASIPENLLESELFGYEKGAFTGADSVKPGRFEDAHKGTIFLDEIGELPLGLQAKLLRVLQDREFERLGSNKTRRVDVRILAATNKDLGFLAESGAFRPDLYYRLNVFPLRVPPLRDRKEDIQSLLIHFLTKVSKEYSRTLSFSTQALAMLTRYDWPGNVREMENLVERLVILAEDEHIGTDLILPFLSGSLREEGPELTAELETGPSLENMEKTVVIEALRRAGGIQHRAASDLGITPRQMGYRVKKFSLEAMVAVQRAKGRG
- a CDS encoding choice-of-anchor D domain-containing protein, encoding MRREHHAIPLSASHARIAPRRPAALAAVLLALACLWTGRAEAVVCWGKVCPGADCCSGHGTCTAFNTCVCDPGYVGKECESKPVEPDKTAIDFGAVAVGSTTSQSLLLSVLAGTGGLSATLSGEGSGDYTVTSACPATFTQATSCALIIGFSPTAVGSRPATLTLAVTSLPVSLSGTGSATVRAIAADPVAASTLYAAIAGSGVYASADGGATWTAATVQPSDTRLTALAIKPGDTATLFAATDGGGVFISRDSGLTWNACADTGLDSPNVLSLIVTGAGQLFAGTGAGVFASSNDCSSWTEQNTGLPE